GACCGCCTATCCAAACGTTTCAAGGAGGGAGCCTAAAACTACAAATTCCCTCTTCCCTTTCACATGCCATAAAAGCGCTGTGCGAGCAAGAAAATGCCACGCTGTATATGGTCATGATCACCGCGTTAAAGATATTGTTGCACCGTTACAGCGGGCAAAATGATATCCGGGTGGGAGTGCCCGTAGCGAACCGCAACCGCGTGGAAATGGAGAATCTGGTCGGCTTTTTTGTAAATACGTTGGTCCTCAAAACAGATGTTTCCGGCAATCGTAGCTTTAGAGAGCTGTTGTCACGTGTGAGAGAAACGGCGAACAGCGCATACAGGCATCAAGATGTACCGTTTGAACGACTAGTGGATGAATTGCAGCCTGAGCGTAATATGAGTCAAAATCCACTGTTTGAAGTCTGCTTTGTGTTGCAGAACTTTCCTATGCCGAAAAAATCGGACATGTCTGCATTAGGCTTTTCCTTGGTCAAATTTGAAGAGTTCCGTAACAACACATCCAAGTTTGACCTCTGGATTCAGGTTGTAGAAAAAGGGGATATCCTTGACCTAGACGTTGAGTTCAACTCCGATATTTTTAATGAATCGACAATCAGTCGCCTGTTAGAAAGCTTTACAATCGTGCTGGCAAGCATTGTTGCGAATCCGAACAAGCCGATTTCAGATTTGCCGATTTTGACCGCTGCTGAAGAGCAAAAGCTGTTGGTTGAATGGAACGATACGAAGACGTACTACCCACAGCAAGATAGGTGCCTTCATGAAATGATCGAAGCGCAGGCTGCCAAAACACCAGATGCGCCAGCCGTTATTTTTGAAGAGGCGCAACTCACTTACAAGGAATTGGATCAACGGGCGAATCAACTGGCTAACTATCTCCGAAAACAGGGCGTAAGAGCGGAAACGCTTGTGGGCATTTATATGGAGCGCTCCTTTGAGATGGTCATTGGGCTGTTAGGTATCCTCAAAGCAGGCGGCGCCTACGTTCCCCTAGATCCAAGCTATCCGCAAGATCGGGTTGCCTTTATGATCACGGATGCGAATCCTTCTTTCCTCTTGACTGCGGAAGGGCTGAAGAACACGCTCCCTGAATACGATGGACAACTAATTTGCCTCGATTCAGATTGGGAGACAATCAGCATGGAGAGCCATGTGGCGCCTGCAAGCGGAGTCAACAGCGACAATTTGGCGTACATGATTTACACCTCAGGTTCTACTGGTAAGCCAAAAGGTGCGATGAATGCTCATCGCGGTATCGTCAACAGACTTTTATGGATGCAGGAACAATATCAGCTGAATGAAACCGATCGGGTAATGCAAAAGACGCCTTTCAGCTTTGATGTGTCAGTATGGGAATTTTTCTGGCCGTTAATGACGGGCGCCTGCATGGTAGTAGCTCGTCCAGAAGGTCACAAAGATACAACATATCTGGCCCGTCTGATCAAAAAAGAGAAAATCACCACCATGCACTTTGTTCCTTCGATGCTTCAAGTATTCCTGGAGGAGACGGAAATTAGCGGCTGCGAAACGCTGCGACGAGTCATTTGCAGTGGGGAAGCCTTATCTTATTCAACGCAGGAGCGCTTTTTCGAGTGTCTCGATGCGGAATTGCACAACCTTTATGGTCCTACAGAAGCGGCGATTGATGTCACGTACTGGGTATGTCAAAAAGGAAGCAAGCTTAGATCCGTGCCGATTGGACGTCCTGTGGCGAACACCCAAATCTATCTGTTAGACGAGCACTTGAATCCTGTTCCCGTCGGTGTTGCTGGAGAGCTACACATCGGTGGTGTGCAACTGGCTCGCGGATACTATAACCGACCTGAGCTGACAGAAGAAAAATTCATCCCTGATCCATTCAGCAATAAAGAGGGAGCACGCCTTTATAAAACAGGTGACTTGGCACGTTACATGTCGGATGGAACAATCGAGTATCTGGGCCGAATTGATTTTATGGTCAAATTAAGAGGGTTCCGTATCGAGTTGGGTGAGATTGAAGCTGTATTAGATGAACATCCACATGTACAAAAAGCGGCTGTGATCGTTCATGAATCCGAGCAGAGACCAGGGCATAAGCAGTTGGTATCTTATATCGTGCCAGATTCACAGTCCAAGGAAAAATTGAAAAAGGCAACAGTAGAAGAAGCACTTCCTGCGGAACAGGTATCAGAATGGCAGGATGTCTTTGATAAAGCCTATGATGATGAAAATAAATATGAGGCCGATTTCAACATTACCAGCTGGAACAGCAGTTATACGGGTCAGCCTCTTTTAGCGGAAGAAATGCGTGAATGGGTCAATTCGACGGTTGATCGTATCCTTGCCTTGCAACCGAAAAAGGTACTCGAAATCGGGTGCGGTACAGGGCTGTTGTTATCCCGAATTGCGCCTCATTGTGAACAATATTGGGGAACGGATTTTTCGTCGATGGCGTTGGATTATATTACTGCGAATCTGATCAACCAAAGAGAGGATTTATCCAATGTCACCCTGCGTAAGAGCTATGCGGATGATTTTAGTGGACTAAAGGGACAGAAGTTCGATGTGATCGTGCTCAACTCTGTCGTGCAGTATTTCCCAGATGCGAGCTACCTGTTGGATGTGCTGAAAAAGGCCATAAACGCCATGAATGACAAAGGAGCAATCTTTGTCGGTGATGTTCGTAATCTCTCTTTACTGCAAACCTTCCTTACTGAGGTGGAGATGGAAAAGTCACCAGCGACGTTGACCACCGATCAATTGCAGCGCCGCGTGCAGAAGCGAATGAGACAAGAGCAGGAGCTGGTTATAGACCCAGCCTTTTTCTATGCGCTTCAAGAGCAGCTGCATCAAATCAGCCATGTAGAAATCAAGTTGAAACGTGGAAGTCATCCTAATGAATTAACTCGCTATCGTTATGATGTGGTTCTTCATCTCGGCAAAAAAGTGCAGCCAATAGAGGACTTTTCATGGCTGGATTGGCATGAGGAGCGATTCCAAAATATTGATGGACTTCGTCAAATCATGACCAAGTATAAACCGCAAATCTTAGGTCTTACGAATATCCCTAATCTGCGGTTGGACAGGGCGAATCGATACCAGTCATTGCTTGCTGACAGAGATGTTCTCAAAACGGTGGAAGAACTGAGAACGGATCAGAACCATCCAGGCACTGGAATAGACCCTGAAGACCTTTGGAAGTTGGGGGCTGAGCTTCGATACAGTGTGGATATCGCTTGGATGGGTGATAGAGAAGATGGCAACTATGAAGCTGTGCTCAGACCTGAGCATTTACTCGAAAAAAGACAGCGTAACACAGTGGTCACCGCGTGGCACCGTCCAGCGAAAAACTACCAGCCGATCGAAACGTATGCGAACGATCCTTTGACAGACAGAGTTGCTCGCCAGTTCATTCCAGAGCTGCGCAGTTATTTACGGGATAAGCTGCCAGATTACATGGTTCCGTCTATCTTTGAGTTTATCAAGGAAATGCCAGTGAACATGAATGGAAAATTGGATCGCAAAGCGCTTCCTACGCCGCTTATGGAAGTGCCAGAGATGGAGGGAGATTTTGTACCACCGACGACGGAGACGGAAAAAATTCTTGCCGATGTCTGGGCTGAAATACTGGGCTTGGATAAGGTTGGCATACATAATAGCTTCTTCGGATTAGGTGGCGACTCCATTCATACCATTCGAGTGGTTGCGAGAGCAAAACAACACGGTTTGGAATTAACTCCACAGCAAATTTTCCAATTCCAGACCATAGCTGAACTGGCAGAGGTTGCAGGTGAGGCTTCCACCCAAAATGCGAAGCGAACGACAACAGTAGTAGAGTTACCAACTCTTGAGAAACATCAGCTGGATAGCATAAAAGTAGACAATCCATACATGGAGGATGTATATCCGCTGACGATTATGCAAGAGAATATGCTTTATCGATACAAGCATCATCCAGAGCCTGGTTTGAATGTGGTTCATCATGCTTTTCGCATAGAGGGAGGCCCTTTCCACGTATCTGCTTTTGAGCAGGCATGGCAGCATCTCATCCAACAATTCCCTGCATTGCGAACCTCCTTCATCTGGGAAGAGCTGGATGAACCGATGCAGATCGTGCATGAGAAAGTGGATATCCACATCAAACAGGAAGATTGGCGTGGCATTCCGGAAGAAAATCAACATGAACAATTGCAATCCTATATTCAAAAGCTGAGACAACAAGGATTTGTGATGGGCCAAGCACCACATGCGCATCTTGCTCTGCTTCAAGTAGGAGAGGATGTCTACTACTTTATTTATGTCTTCAACCTGATGTTGCAGGATGGCTGGAGCTATACGTTGATCGTTAAGAGACTATTCGAATATTATCAAGCGTTTTCCCAAGGGAAGGCGATTGATATTGTTCCTGTATATCCTTACCGGGATTATGTTGCGCTACAAAAACAGCAGGACTTAACAGATGCCGAGCTGTTTTGGAAGAAGAATCTGAATGGAATGACCAGCTCCACTCTTGAATGGGCGCAAACGAGCAGGAATAATATTTCTGCCGAAGAGTCTCCCTATTCTCAAGAAAGGTTCATCGTATCGCCAGAAGTCTCCGCGGCGTTGTTATCCTTGTCCAAAAAGTACCATCTGACGCCATATACATTGGTACAAGGGGCTTGGGCATTGCTGCTCCATCATTACAGCGGCAAGGAAGACGTTGTATTTGGTACGATCTTTTCCGGCCGCAGCATAGCGATGATGGAAGTCGAGCATTCTGTCGGGCTTTTCTTCAATATTCTGCCCATTCGCGTGAGCATCGAGCAAAACATGAGGTTCTTGTCTTGGCTCCAAAACATGCAGTCCAAGGTAGTAGAGACGAGTCAGTACGAATACACGCCACTGAAAAATATATACGAGTGGTGCGATATTCCACGAGATCGTCTTTTATTTGACAGCTATCTGGTAAGCGAACAGCTCCCAGATTTCTCTTCTGTCTTTAGAGGTTTTAATGATGTCCTCGGAGCTACCATCTATGATTCCATCGCTCAGACGGAGCATCCATTACGAGTGGAAATCCTTTTCTATGAACAAGTGCTAGTCCTGCATATCAACTATTATCGACGTTTCTTCAACGATAAGGAGATTAGCAGTATGTTGCAGCACTTGAATGATCTTTTAGAAGGATTGGTAGCAAACCCAGAGCAAAAGGTAAGCGAGCTAGTCCAAGTTATAAAGTATCATCCCCAACACTAAATTTGCGAACAAGAGGAGAGGTTAGTATGTGTGGAATTGTGGGATGGCTTGATTGGGATGACGATTTGTCATCCCAGCATGCTATTTTGCACAAAATGGCTCAAGCGATCCAACATCGCGGGCCAGACGAAGAGGGATATTGGTTGTCTCCCCGGGCAGCGATTGCGCATCGGCGCCTGATCGTGATCGACCCAGAAGGCGGCAAGCAGCCAATGATCTACCGAGAAGGAGATCAGACGTGCGTCTTATCGTTTAATGGCGAAATCTATAATTATTTGGAACTGCGCCGCCAATTAGAGATGCTTGGACACTCCTTTCAAACCAATTCTGACACGGAAGTATTACTGCACGCTTTTTTGGAATGGAGAGAGGAATGTGTCCGTTATCTCAATGGAATTTTTGCATTCGCCATTTGGGACGAAAAAAATCATCGATTGTTTTTAGCGCGTGACCACTTAGGTGTAAAACCATTATTTTATTGCCAACGAGGGAGCTCGTTCTTGTTCGGCTCCGAACTGAAAGCCTTGCTCGCCCATCCAAAAGTGAAGCCTGAAGTAGAAGCGGATGGGTTAGCAGATATTATCGGACTTGGTCCGGCGAGAACGCCTGGATTCGGTATTTTCCGCAATGTAAATGAGGTTCGAGCTGGACATTGTGTAACAGTCACGAAGGATCAAATCAGGACAAGGCCATACTGGAAACTTGAGAGCAAGGTGCATACCGATGATATGGATACAACGACAGAAAGAATACGCGCACTGTTACAAGACACGGTACAACGCCAGTTAATCTCTGACCTGCCTTTAGTTAGTATGCTGTCTGGCGGTTTGGACTCTAGTGGCTTGGTGGCTTTAGCTGCTGAAGAGCTAAGTAAAAAAGGGAAGACGTTGCAAACCTATTCGGTTGATTTTGTTGACAATGATCAGCATTTTGAAGAAGGGTTGCTGCACATTAGCTTGGATGCACCATGGGCGAAATCAGTCTCAGAGCATGTACAAACGAGGCATCAAGAGATTACCTTCAACGCTCAAGATCTGATTACTCATTTTCATATGCCAATGAGAGCGCGTGATCTCCCGGGATTAGGGGAGACGGATACCTCGCTCTATTTGTTCTGCCGGGAAATGAAGAAAAAAGCGACCGTCTCGCTATCAGGTGAATCGGCAGACGAAGTGTTTAACGGGTATCCTTGGTTTCAGAAGGAGAAATTCTTGAATTCAGGCAAATTCCCTTGGATGGAGCATGACGGGTGGAGTTCATTTTTAAATGAAGAAGCCATTGAAAGGATTCGCCCACAAGAATATCTTCGCAGGCGGTATGAAGAAGGGATTGCAGAGGTACATCCTTTGGAAGGGGAGACAGCATTGGAAGCGCAACAGCGCAAAATGTCGTACCTCTTTATCACACGTTTTCTTCCGTTGCTATTGGATCGCAAGGATCGAATGAGCATGTATACGGGGTTTGAAGTACGTGTTCCCTATTGTGATTACCGTCTGGTTGAATATTTATGGAATGTTCCATGGAAAGTAAAAAATATTGATCAAATCGAAAAAGGCTTGCTTCGCAGAGCATACAAAGGATATTTGCCGCATGAAGTATTGTACCGCAACAAAAGCGCATATCCGATGACCTATCATCCAGAGTATTACCATGCGATTTTGGACCATATGAAACAAATTTTAGCGAACCCTAATTCGCCTCTACTACCATTGATTAATAAGTCTGTGATCCAATTTGTACTGGATGGAAAAGCACCTATGAATCTAGCTCAATCAACGAAGCTGATCGAATACCTCGTCCAAATAAATATGTGGTTAGAGGAATACAAGGTTTCCATTCGATAGAAGCCCTAAGATTTGCTGATAAAAAGGACAGTCAGGATGCTTATTCCTGACTGTTTTTCTTTCAAAAATTGTAGTTGAAGGGATGTGTAGGAAATGAATGTCAGTGAGGCAAATCAGAATATGGCAATCCCACAACGACTGCCTGCAAACGGAAGTGACAGGTTTAATTACATGGTCAGCTATCTTTCCGATTGCCAACTTCAAATGGTGCTGGAAATGGACGGACAGGTGAATCAACAGCGATTGCTTCAAGCGATGGAGGCAAGCACCATTGCGGAACCTATCATTGGTTGCCGTTTTATAAAAGATCCAGTCCGCCCCAATTGGGAGCGACGCAGCGATTTGGCGTCAAGCGGTTGGTGTTCCTTGCAACTTCTCAGTGAGTCCGATTCCGTAGAGAAAGCCATACAGGAGTGGCTGTCGAGCCCAATAGACATCGATGCTGATGCGATGGTCAAAATTCGCATTCTGCGGACCTCGACCAAAGATATCATTTGCATCAAATTGAATCATTTATGCAGTGATGGTGCAGGATTGATAGAGTATGTTCACCTGCTAGCTTCGCTATATAGTGAGCTTGCCAAAAACCCTCGCTACGTTCCCGAGTCAAACCCTGAGGGTAGGGATCAGAGCCGTTTGTTCAAGGAGATGGGTATCCCAAATGGCGGGATGCAGCAAGCTCCAGAACCCCAGGGACCAACACTTCCTTTTACGCCTGGAGAACCAGCTAAAAGGAGACAAGCCATTCGCAGAATTCCGCGCGAAGAGTGGCTAGAGCTGGCGCAAGGATTTAAACAAAAAGGGTTTACAGTAAATGATGTGTTATTGGCTGGCTACATGCGAGCTTTATATCAACAAATGAAGAATGTTCCAGCTGAGCAGGTCAAAGTCATGGTGACGGTTAATGTAAGAAAATTCTTACCCACGGGGAAGGCGGACGCGATTTACAACTTGTCTGGTGTTGTTCACGCCTCCATGAATCAAGCAGCAGGGACATTTGCAGATAAGGTGAAAGAAGTGGCGGAATTCATGAAGAGTCAACGCGATAACAAAGAGATTCTGCATGATGCGGTAAACACGTTTGCCTTTGTGGAAAATTTTGAGTTTCAACAGACATTGAAGATCATACAGGATGTAAGAAAACAAATCGTAGCAGATGGAAACAGCACTCCAATATTATCAAATTTTGGTATGATTGGTACTAGTCAGATAGCATTCGATGATGTGAAAGTCGCAGGTGCGTACATCGTATCTCCAGCCTATTACGCACCAGGACTGATGCTTGGAGTCAGTACGTATCAAGATTGCATAACCCTCAACATTTCCTTCTTTGAATCGAACACAGACATTGGGTTAATAGAAAAACTCCTGGATACCATGGTAGAAGAAATCAAGTCATACCGAGAGTAGCCAGCTTACAGCAATTACCTACCCATTTAGATAAGGAGTGAATGAAATGAATAAAGTAGTATTCCCTAATGAAATATCAGGTGCCGAGAATCTGCAACAACAGTTCGAACCCTACGGCTGGTATGCAGAAATGAGAAAAAATAGCCCGGTACATTACGACGAAAAGCAACAGGTTTGGAACGTATTTCTGTATTCGGATGTAGAGCGTGTGCTGACCGATTATCACCTCTTTTCAAGCGATACAGGCAAACGAATCGCTGGTTCCCTCGCATTGAAAGAAAAGGGGATCACAGAGATGGACCCACCTGATCACGGAAAAAGGAGAGCTCTCTATACAAAGGCATTCTCAACCAGAACACTCCAGGAGTGGGAGCCGCGTATTCAAGAAATTTCACGTCATTTGCTAGAGGAAGTAAAAGAAAAGCAAAGCATCAAAATTTTAGGTGATCTCGCAACCCCGATGCCGGTAATTGTCATTGCCGATTTGCTCGGTGTACCGTCCAGTGATTGGATGCTGTTCAAACAATGGTCCGATGTTCTCATCTCTTCCGGGACCCGCGAAACGTATGAGGATATTAACCTCAAAAAGGAAGAAATCATGAAGGAAATGGCCGTTTATCTCTCTCCGATCATTCAAGAAAAAAGAGAGAACCCGGCAAAAGATTTCCTTTCCGATTTAACGCAAACAGAATATAAAGGCCAAAAACTATCTGACCGCGAGATTATTGATATTGCAATCAGCTTGCTGCTTGCCGGAAATGTAACGACAAGTACGCTCTTGTTTAGTGTTTTCTACTGCTTTTTACTGGATCGACCAGGCGTCTATCGTGAATTAAGAGAGAATCCGCAACTAGTAGATCAAGCAATCGAGGAAGTATTGCGCTTCCGTCCGCCAGCACAGGTTTTGATGCGCAAGGTTCAAGAAGATACGGATATGTTCGGAAGTCTGATGAAAAAAGGCGAAATCGTCATGGCATGGCTCGGTTCTGCCAATCGTGATGAAAATACCTTTGCACAGGGAGATCAATTCGATATCCATCGACCTAATAGCAACAAGCATTTATCCTTTGGAAAGGGCTGCCACTTATGCCTGGGCGCACCACTATCCAGGCTGGAAGCAAAGGTGATGCTAACAGAAATGATCAAGTGCTACTCAGACATCTCAATCGGCGGCTTTGACAACGATCTGATTCTCAATGTAACGAGAGGCTAATCCTATCGTTTGCCCGTTTTCGTTTCTAAAAAAGCAGTTGAGCAGGAAGGTTATCCCTGTTCAACTGCTTTTTTTATTTGGAGAGAAGGAAAATAGAATTCCATACTTTTCAATACTTATCTTTCCGAATCAACAAATAAACAATCAACCCTATAAGCGGAAAAAACAAGGAAGCAACAAGCCCGATGATAGCGAATTCCTTGCTATTCCCTCGTCTCCTTGCATCGCGGTATACCCAAATACTGATGACAATGTTAATGATGTTTAAAAATAAGATTATTAGTAACGGGAGGAACACAATAAAGCTAGAGGGAGCATCGCCTACTTGAACCAAAGGATCACCTGCTTTTAAATGTTTTCAAGACTTTCCCAATTATATAAAAGGATGAGGGAATTGTGAAATCTATTTATGAGCCATTTTCGTAACGATCACCGGGATGGAAACTTCCCCCGAACCTCCTCCAAAAAAGCCTGCACCGCCGGGGACAAATAACGATTTTTCATATACGCCAAATAAACCGTCCGCTCCAGCGCAGGCGAATCAATCGTTTTCCGAACAAGCGAAGCATCTGTTGATCCAGACAAATAGTTCTCCGGGATAATCGTAACCCCGAGATTCTCCCTCACTAACGTTAACGCAGTTTCAAATCGCTCAATCTCAAATTTGATTTGCGGGTTGACTTGTTCAAACGAAAAGGCCGTTAGAATATCCTCCCTCGTCTGAAATCCCTCTGTACTAATGATGAATGGCTCACTAGCTAAGTCTTTCAATCGAACCGATTCCTTTTGCGCAAGTGGATGATCCTTGTGCAGCACCAGCATTAAGCGCTCATCATACAGGGGAAATAATTCGATATCTTCTTCATCGATGAATTGGTTGGTTATGAGTAAATGCGTATGATACTTCCGCAGTGATTCCTTTACAGCTTTCCCGCTCAACACCTCGATTAGCTTGATGTTAATAGAGGGAAAACGTCCCTGATATCCGCGAATGACTTTTGGAATCCAATGCTTCACGGACTCAATGATGCCGATGATGAGATCTCCGCTGCCAGTCAGCTTTACTTCTTCCATCTCTTTTTTCAACATGTTCATTTGGGAAAGAAGCAACAACGATTTCTGATACAAAATTTTACCAGCATCCGTCAATTCCATTTTTCTTGTGTTTCTCTCGAGCAGTGGAGAGCCGACTTCTTGCTCCAGATTTTTAATCGCATTACTTAAGGAAGGCTGTGAAATATGCAGTTTTTGTGCGGCTTTGGAGTAGCTCAACTGATCACAAACTGTCACAAAATAGTGCAAATGTTTGATGTCCAACTGGATCGCCTACCCTTATTTATAGCTTTAAGCTATCAATTTATTTAAATTATATATTAGAAATAATAAGTTTGTCATTATATAATCAATAAACAAAAGGTTCAGAAAGGATGAATAGCTTGCCAAAGAATGTATCAGCAGATTTGTGGACCGGCCGGACTGACCATACGGAGAGACGAAGCAGTTTTCGCTATCATCAGATTGTAGAAATAACGGACTTGGATATATTGCAAGCTGCTAAGGATCGTACAGTCGCCATCATTGGGTTTGAATGTGAAGAGGGAGTGAGGCGCAATCAAGGACGATTAGGTGCAGCCAAAGCTCCAAACGCAATTCGGCAAGCGCTTGCAAGCCTTCCTTGGAAGGTGGAGGAAGGAAAACGGATTGTTGATGTGGGGAATGTTGCTTGTCCAAACGAAGAGCTAGAAGCTGCCCAGGAAGAATTGGGGAACGCCGTCTCTGCAATCTTTTCCAAAGCTATGACGCCCATTATTTTAGGTGGAGGCCATGAGACATTGTATGGTCATTACCTAGGTGTCCGAAAGCATATTGGAAAAGAGGCTTCCTTGGGAATCATCAATATTGACGCTCACTTCGATCTACGTTCCTATGAAGTTCAGCCTTCATCGGGGACGATGTTTCGGCAAATACTAGAGCATGACAAAAATAGCAGCTATTTTGTGTTGGGGATTCAGCGTTTCGGAAATACGCAGGAGCTATTTGATAAAGCAGACGAGCTCGGTGTCCGTTATGTGTATGAAGAAGAGATGACAGACGCACGAATGGATGAAATTACTTTATCTGTAAGCGAATTCATCGAGAAACACGATCATGTCATGCTAACGCTATGTACAGATGTATTAAACGCAGCTTTTGCACCGGGAGTAAGTGCTCCATCTCCTTTTGGCCTTACACCAATGGTTGTTCGTACTTTGATCCGTACCGTTGCCGCTCATAAGAAAACGCTTTCTTTTGATATTTGTGAAGTGAATCCGATTTTAGATGAAAACGGAAGAACAGTAAAGTTAGGTGCTTACTTGACGAATGAAGCCATCATGGGATTACTAGAGAACTAAGGGGAGACAACTATGACGTTAGCACTTAATCAAGTAACGACGATTTTTCTCGCAGTAGCACTTCTCGTATTAGGTACATTCCTCGTAAGAAAGGCTAGTTTCTTGCAAAAGTTTTGTATCCCGGCACCAGTGGTTGGGGGCTTGTTGTTCGCTGTCATTGCAACGGCTTTGAAAGCGACCGGAATTTTACAAATTACATTGGATACTTCCTTGCAAAGCTTGTTCATGCTCACGTTCTTTACTACCGTTGGATTGGGAGCGAGCTTTAAGCTGATCAAGCTTGGCGGTAAGCTGCTCGTTATTTACTGGATCGCCTGTGGATTTCTGGCTTTGGCACAAAACGTAATTGGTGTGTCTTTGGCTTCAGTATTCGGCATTCATCCATTGATTGGGATGATGGCAGGGGCTGTTTCCATGGAAGGTGGACATGGAGCGGCTGGCGCTTTTGGACAAACGCTTGAGGACATGGGCATTCAATCTGCGTTGGCGGTTGGGATCGCAGCAGCTACCTTTGGTCTCGTAGCAGGGGGCTTGGTTGGCGGACCCACTGTGAAATATTTGATTACCAAATACGATCTGAAGCCGACGGAAACGGAAGAAGTAGTAGAGACAGTAGAAGAAAAAGGACAACCAATTAACTCGAATACCTTCTTCATCCAAGTCCTGTTGATTACATTCTGTATGGCATTGGGAACGTATTTGGGAGAGCTGTTCTCGACTGCAACCGGATTTGTTTTGCCAGGATATGTGGGAGCGATGTTTGTAGCGGTGATTGTCCGTAACATCGTAGACAAGCTCAATCCAAAGGCAATCGACATGAAGAGCATCAACCTGATCAGTGACGTGACGCTCGGAATCTTCCTGTCCATGGCACTGATGAGTATTAAGCTGTGGGAAGTTGCAGATCTTGCGCTTCCAATGCTAGTCACCGTGTTTGTTCAAGTAGTATTCATCGTTTTGTTTGGGATTTTCGTCCTGTTCCGTTTGCTTGGCAAAAACTACGACGCCGCAGTCATGGTCGCAGGCTTTACAGGACATGGTCTGGGCGCTACACCAAACGCAATGGCGAATATGGCGGCAGTAACAGGAAGATTTGGTCCTTCGAGAAAAGCATACCTAGTCGTTCCGATCGTAGGTGCCTTCCTGATTGACGTGTTCGCGATGCCGATCATTATTACCACGATTAATTTGTTTAAATAAAGACGATTCAAAAATCCCTTCATGCTGGAGAAAGTCGAGCTGGAGGGATTTTTTGTGCTTATGTTCACTCTGACCTACTATCTACGCCTAGAATTCTACAAATAATAGAAAGAAAAGGAAATGATTTCTTGACTGTTCGCATCTTGTTTGTATATATTTATATAAGAACGTACGTTCTTGTTTTGGTATCTTTGCAAATACAATTTCACCCAAAAACACAAATTTAAGGGTGGAGATGTGGAATTCCGGTTTGGTAAGAGACAGCAGGAAGGGGCTGAAAAGGGGCATCAACTCAGAGGCAAATTTGAGGCACTGGTGCAGAGCCAAAGTTTGCACAAGTAGAAGCTAATACAAAATTATTTATTTTATTTTTGCGAAAATTGTAACCTATTGTCATTTTTTGCGTATTAATTGGCAGAAACAACCAAAAAGTAGAAAATGTGGAGGGAAGAAGAATGAGAGAACTTCATGCTGATGTG
This genomic stretch from Brevibacillus sp. DP1.3A harbors:
- the gltS gene encoding sodium/glutamate symporter is translated as MTLALNQVTTIFLAVALLVLGTFLVRKASFLQKFCIPAPVVGGLLFAVIATALKATGILQITLDTSLQSLFMLTFFTTVGLGASFKLIKLGGKLLVIYWIACGFLALAQNVIGVSLASVFGIHPLIGMMAGAVSMEGGHGAAGAFGQTLEDMGIQSALAVGIAAATFGLVAGGLVGGPTVKYLITKYDLKPTETEEVVETVEEKGQPINSNTFFIQVLLITFCMALGTYLGELFSTATGFVLPGYVGAMFVAVIVRNIVDKLNPKAIDMKSINLISDVTLGIFLSMALMSIKLWEVADLALPMLVTVFVQVVFIVLFGIFVLFRLLGKNYDAAVMVAGFTGHGLGATPNAMANMAAVTGRFGPSRKAYLVVPIVGAFLIDVFAMPIIITTINLFK